The bacterium DNA segment ATAGAACAAAAAATACCCGCCCACCAGGAACACGGCCACGGCGAACAGGTAGGACGAAAGCTGCAACAGGCGGCCCCGGCGGGGGGCGAAGATCTGCGAAGCCGAAGCCCTAAACAAGGTAGTTATAAGATAGAGAGATAATGACATCTGAATGAAAATCCTAAATTCGAATATCTAAATCCTAAACAATTAAAAAATTCTAAACACAAAACGGTTGAATTTTGGAAACAATGACATCTGGATGAAAATCCTAAATTCGAATATCTAAATCCTAAACAATTACAAAATTCTAAACTCAAAACGGTTGAATTTTGGAAATTCGGTGATTGGTGTTTATTTAGAGTTTAGTGTTTAGGTATTAGGGTTTCGTCCGGTTACAGCTTCTCAAACTCGCTGTGCGACAGGGCCAGGATGTTGTCGATGGGGAACAGCCAGCGGACGTCCAGCAGTTTCCGCTGGATCAGGGCCAGCCGGGGGGCGGGGGGCAGCTTCATCACGGCCGAGACCACCTTCTCGATGTACTTCTCCCGGCCGCCCCGGGCATAGACGCTGAAGACCTTCTCGGTGGCCTGGTCGGCCTCCTCGATCTGCATCGCCCCTTCGGGCAGCAGTTTCGGCGGAGGCAAATGCCGGACCGTCTTCAGGCTTAAAAAGGCCTGGGCCGTCTGGGCCGGCTTGGCGGAGAAGGGCGACAGGCCCTCCACCACCTCCAGGAAGCCGGAGGGGATGACGAACACCTTCTCGTCCTTAAGCAGTTTCTCCGCTTTTTGGGCCAGACCCTCCAGCTTGATGTGATGCCAGCGCAGGGCCCGGCCGATCTCTTCTGTTCCCCCCAAAAGCTCCATCAGCTCCGGCGGCAGGGCCAGGATGTAGGCCAGGGTCCGAAGTTCCTCGTCCCGGACCTGGGGCATCACCGACAAACTCTGGATCTGGCGCTGGTGGAGGTAAAGGGCGAACTGGGGCAGGACCTGGCTGTCGTCGTGGATCGGCCAGCCGTTGACCAGGGTCTGTTGGATGTCCGAGGAAAAGGAAAGGCTGCTGCCCTCCATCGGCAGGTTGCCCAGCAGGTGGGAGATGCCGTCCAAATTGGCCAGGATCTGGGGGTGGTTAAAGGGATAGCGGGTGATGTTCCTGACCAGCAGGCCGAATTGTTTCATCAGCAGGGCGATGGTCTTCACCTGGAAGGCGGGGTCGAACGACCGGGCCTCCCGCTCGGCGGCCGGAAGCCCGGCGGCCTTCTCGGCCAGGCCCAGGTCCAGCAGTTCGCTCAGGGTCTGGCAGGTCAGGAATTTCCCCATTCCGCTCAGGGCCACCAGATTGGCCACCGACAGGGACCGCTGGCCCAAGAACTCCAGCAGTTTTTCCTGCTCCGGGGTCAGTCCGGCCGGCCGGGGTTTGGAGCCGGGCTTGACGATGGTCTCCAGGGAGGGGATCTCCTTCTTGATCCTCAGCCATTCGTCCAGCCGCCGCATGCCCTCCAGCAGAAAACCGTCCACCGCCA contains these protein-coding regions:
- a CDS encoding DUF4388 domain-containing protein, which gives rise to MALEGNLSDFSIPEILQLISSQRKNGVLTLKQGSDEAAFDLDQGYITGGFYRQEGRQEHISEYLFKTGLVSEAGFMEAEAQQKALKVPLEEILIERGFLSQDDFEEVIRFKIQEIMDEIFTWVEGHYVFDVKARLYTQAKYPVRLAVDGFLLEGMRRLDEWLRIKKEIPSLETIVKPGSKPRPAGLTPEQEKLLEFLGQRSLSVANLVALSGMGKFLTCQTLSELLDLGLAEKAAGLPAAEREARSFDPAFQVKTIALLMKQFGLLVRNITRYPFNHPQILANLDGISHLLGNLPMEGSSLSFSSDIQQTLVNGWPIHDDSQVLPQFALYLHQRQIQSLSVMPQVRDEELRTLAYILALPPELMELLGGTEEIGRALRWHHIKLEGLAQKAEKLLKDEKVFVIPSGFLEVVEGLSPFSAKPAQTAQAFLSLKTVRHLPPPKLLPEGAMQIEEADQATEKVFSVYARGGREKYIEKVVSAVMKLPPAPRLALIQRKLLDVRWLFPIDNILALSHSEFEKL